From the Hoplias malabaricus isolate fHopMal1 chromosome 13, fHopMal1.hap1, whole genome shotgun sequence genome, the window TGCGCTTATAGCAGGCCATCTTTTCTTTCACTCCTTTATCttttacacacatgcacacacacacacacacagagccaaagTTAAACTCATTCGCAGTTATGTAACCTCTGTGTAATCCCACTCTGCATTATTAAAGAATTGCACCATGCCCTATTCATCCTCTACTGATTTGCACATTGTATTACAATATGCACACATCACCTttctaaaaatgtgttttggtgGATTATTTGGGCAGTATCCTTCTCTCCTTAACTGCTGTGTAATTGTATCATTGCCACATAAATTTATGGCACCAGAACCTTTCATTGCACATATTGACTTATAAAAAATATCCCCAGATATTATATGTGTGCACTACTCAACAGTGCCCATCCTTTCCATGTTTTTCAGGAAACTTGCTTCCAGTCCACCTTGCTGCAGTCTTTCCACACCCCTAAAGTTCCCATCTTAGAATCTGGTTGCATTTGCTACTTCTTATAATTCAAATAATCCTAAATCCATTTCATGATGCTGTGATCTGGGATTGGCCCAGTTCAATGTTCTAAACAAATTAACAGCTGTTTTGGTTGTTGGTGATGtggcatgtaaagttcacatggaactggtggcactgagtatgcattaacggtgccagtggggctaggtatgCTCTTAGTCACCATGAAGGCCAGTGTGAATGTACCGTTGTTGCTGGTTAAGGGTTATGTAGGAACGGTATAGCTAGCTCAGAGAGGGGTGGGTCAGGGACGCCAGACTTCATTGTTGAGCCTTCTgtaggtgttgtgggcttaattcatcGAAACATTGATGAGTGGAGGTGTCTTCTTgttgacccctgtgaagagctggtGGTTTTGGTACTAGTGAGTAGTGGGctgggctcagtgagtaaccgtagttgttaaggatagctgggTACTAATTGGATCATAAATAGCCACAGCAACTTTAGTGGGTAGGTGTAGGAACAATAGTTTTTTTagggtttttaattatttatttatttttttttgtggctgcACGTAGGAAAaaagtgtggtgggccctatgtgaagctctaatggatcgGCATAggatatttcacattttatcttgtttttggttgaaataataatatattcccTTTTTCTTGATGTCTCTGCATGCATTCAAAATCATAGTGTTGAGTTGCCAGTGGtaagacacacaaacacctgtggatttgTTCAGATCTGAGGCTAGAATAGGGTTGGATCTCTCAAAGATAAAATGTTTTGTGCTGTTTATTAAGGAGATACATTTTTCTCTGCAAATTTGAACTTTCGTCACCTCTGAGAGTGTACTGTCAGTAAATCAATGTTATGTATTTCAAAACAATCGGATTAACAGGCAACTCTGGTAGACtattgttttttcagactaCTAACATGCTTGTTATCTTTCTGACTATAGATGAGTGTATATAAACACACTTTCTGACTTTCTAAGTTGTGTGAGAACTGTAGGgccaggaaagaaagaaagtaggTTCATTATCTCATTCATATGCTTCTCTGTCCCACCCCTACCTGCCTGCTCTCCAACTGCCCTcacctctgtgtctctctccctctgttccaGAGCTTTGAGGAACTGTGTGAAAGGCAAAATCCTCCAGCATCCCCTGCTGAGACTCAGTCTGTCCAGGAAGAAAGAACTGTAAACCTTTATAGACTGTTCTGAAGTCAGCTCAAGAGCTTTACATATGATGGGTTTTCCATGGAGATTCAGAAGAAGCTGGTTTCAGATCAGTTTGGCGAGAAGATCTGAGGGAAAAATGGAGAGCAGTTGGAGAGTTGGAAAAAGAAGCACAGATATAGAAACGCCTTGGTGCTGAGGGCATAAGGTGAAGTCAAGTTGAAAAGAAGGTAGATATCACATGTCCGGCTCCTGGTGGGATTCAGAGTAGTGTGTCAGGAACTCACAGTGAGGGAAGCAGTCAAACggcagagagaaaggaagagataTAAAGAGAGGAGGCCTATATAAATGCAGGTGAGTTGATAAAGGTTTTAGCTGACTCAAACATAGAGCGTACACCCCACAGCATCCCTATTCAGCATAGAAAATACAAGCTGCACATTACTGCCATACTCACTTTGCATTTAATCTTGCTGATAAACCACTATTTAAGTAGAAACCACTGCTGGAGACAGAAAATGGAGAGAAAAATGCTTCATGTGTGCTTTTTAAGACTGTTTCTGCCCTACTAAACCATGGAAGAAAGTGAGACAGAGGAACAGACTATACACTACCATCTTGCATGTTATTGGACAATGACTCAATGTAAAATCAACTAttagttcatttatttcaaTGAAATCTTTGTACTTAGGTCTACTTAGACGTTCTGGACGGACAGCTAAGTTGCCTTCTTTTATCTATAAAGATGAAAGTAAGTACGTACCGAATTTCCACTAAAGTTGTGACATCCTGTTTAATGGAATTAAAGCAAGAAtctgtaatttgttaattcaaTTGAAGATTTGTTTAACTGACAAAAACATTTCCTTTGCTTTCACTGAAACACctaattatattttgtatttaaaaatatataaataatttgatGTCTGCATCACACTCCCAAAAATTCAGGACAGAGTAATGATTACctctgtgttacatcacctttcttccaattgcactgtttaatcattttaaaactgaGGATATCAATATTGTTAGAATTTTGCTAATTAAATATTTGCTCATTATGGCTGCTCAACAGACCCTGAGTGCCATTGCCTGGTTCTTCTGTTCATAATGGgccataggagacagatctagaCTGCTGgcaggtcagtcaagcacacacactctctactAAGCCATGTTGTTGTTGAAATTACAGAATTAAGCCTGGCTTTGTCTTGTGTAAATAATGGATGTACCAGAATATAGCATTATCTTGACGACAGCCCATGTCTCTAAAATCCCAGGGCTTTCTTCCACATCAATGGAAACTTCTCACATGTACAGATCACCCATGGTGTGGTCATTAATGCAATGAAAAATGTCGACCTTTGTACATATCTTCATTTtcatcaaataaaatattaatttctcATGACTTTCTACTGCCCTTtggaccttctgagatgagcttGAGGCCTGAAAACTCCTTGGCTATATTTATCCAAGTAAAGTGAGTTTCTAATGCCATGCCATCAGAGGGCTCAAAGATCATGGATTTCAACAGTGTTACACTACACAGATTGACACctctactttttattttttacaatacCAATAAGTTTGGCACAAAGTGGTGTTTGCAAAGAGTGAGCCTTTGGTGGAAGCACCTTTTTGATCCAGTTATGACACCCTCCGCTTTTACCAATTCACCTGCCTAATATGGAATATTTTAAGACTCAAATGCAGCTTAATGTAAACATTGCACGcattgtaaatatgtttgtatttacGAAATAAAACTTAATTGTTCATTCAAAACACAGTTTATTTgtgctttttcatttttaaagagGACTAACACGTCACAGATTCAGGTGTTATTGCTTTCAACTCAATGTTCCAACACATTCTTACATAACGTcactaaaatatatttggtatttGACATTGACTTTCAGGCCTTTTTCTTTACATGTGAATCTACTCCAGGGCTTTCCTCTTGCAGTTCCAAAGCATTAGAAATTTCAGCAATGTACAAGAAGCTTTTACTGTAAGTactgaatataaaaaaacaaacaaaaaaaaaaaaaaacacaaaatgtactgacctctattatttatttaaaaagtctgGGATTTACATTTGTATTCAAGTTTTCACAGAGGACACTTCACAAATGCTGGTTTGTTAAAGAAACGGGCAAAAAGGACACCaattataacaataaaaaaaaggacattaagggacagagacacagagtaaGTTGTTTGGAACAGATGGCATGGCAGCCCACCGAGTGAAGGACTGTACTGTCAGCCAAGGGACTGAGGGAGGGGTGAGCATGAGGGCGTGAATGAagaagggaggaaaaaaaagaaagggcaTTACTGAAAGTTGTGGATGCGTTTTAAGAACACGTGCGAGCTGGAGGGGTACAGAACACAGCAGTCTCCTCTGTATGGCAACAACCAGTTAAAGAACTACAGCAGAATGGTCTGTGGTGAATTCACATGTGCTTCTTATTACTGCTGAATACCGTTTGTATTGGGACAGCAcataaaagaacataaaaaaaatctgttgacAGGTTTTTCTATAAAATTCTCAACTGAAACCTGAAAGCATTTTTAGGGAGTCTAAATAGGTTCTTCTGCAGCTTTGCTCCTAAAACCCCTTTGGAACCTGTATTTATAAGAGCCAGTCTACAAACATTTTGTAATTCTCTGAAGATATCATTAATGTCAGTGTTTCAGATTAAAAAACAAGAGACATGTTCTAGACTAGCTTCCTCCCTTTGCAGCATAAAGATACAATCAATGCAAAATAATGAATATCAGTTGAACAGAAGATGATCTAAAGGGTCTGCCAGATACCAATTTCTCTGTCAGATATTCAATACTACATCATTTCacatgaacatacacacacacacacacacacacacactctcactcactttcacacacacaggtcaaaTAGAAAAAGGACTGCATAGCTGAGACAGTACTGTGAATACaggtatataaatatataaaagtaggTAGTGCATGTGGGAGGGGGAGAGGAATTGGTCTGAGAACATTGCTAGGAGCATTTCCACACGCACACAGCCAGACTGCCACCAAAGAACATATATAGAATGTTCTTCACTTCGTGAGTCACTTCGAAGCCAAAGCCCTCCCCAATCACCACGTGCCAGGAGCTCCCAAACTTCTTATCCATGGACTCCTTTATCATCTTTGCTGCACTCTGAGAGACACcgaaaaaaaaagtgcaaaaatgACTAAGAATGACTGTGAATTATCGAGAGTCATCATAGCCAACACCATATTACCAAGTTCAAAATACAGCATATCAGTCCTGCTTCAATAGGTCAAGGTACTTGATGGTCTGATAATCTATGTGAAATCAGTGTCAGGGATTAATTTCGCAACTGCTGGGGTCCCATAGTAGTAGTGATGCATCTGGCAAGTCAGTGGAACGTCAATGAGTTAACAAGGTTTTTAACTCCTcagaaatgtattcattcactgtctacAATGGCACTGTGGAACTTGCACCcactcactcctatggacatttttgaataGCCAAAGTGATGATAATCAAAAGAATGCTGACCCATCACAGCAAGACaatttgaaaaagctaaactgtGTAAACAGTCTTGTTTGTATTAAAATTAGGGCTGTCAAGCGATAAAAACTGATTAATCTCAGAATTTCATATAGTTAATCGTGACCAATCTCTTTTTTATAGAAAATTTTTTAAGTGATTTTTAAGTGaaatattacaattaaaaatgaTGAACATGTTTTATGCTCAATGTACTTATGTTATAAACTGCTGGGATGAGAGAAAACTTTAAGGGAGttatattcactcacataccaGGCAGTAATACTGAAcctacagaaaataaaattggATTTATATGAGATTAGGAAGCTGTAGTctcaaatatgtaataatatgtAGTAACATATTATTGTGTCTCAGTTCAGATGTGTGTAgcatatgaaaataaaaaatacataaaacttCAGTTGTGCTGGAATTGTATTCAGTCACAGCCTATAGGACTTCAGAGTACGgctcaaacaaaaataaattacacaaagtTGGACTTGTATTAAAGACATACCATGGTGTTACAGCATATTGAAATCTCACTTAATGCAAAGTACATACAAAGACCAACTCCATCAAACTCAGTAGCTGAACTCAGCCTGATAACTGCAAACAGCCTTTGTTTTGACAAGTGAGCCATTTAGCAAACTTTTGAAATGAAACAGACctttctccatcactcactcacatctcaAAGGAGAGATGTTGAACTACGGATGGCTCACAGGGCCAAATATAATTTTTGTTAACggcacaattttttaaaatcacattaaatTGAGATTGCGTTAATGCGTTGATATTGCATTAAATTTGACAGCcctaattaaatttatttattctattCCATTTGTTTTTCCAGGATaccagtttttattcattttataacATTATTTTGGTTATCTACTTACACAGCTTAACTAAAAACCAAACCTATTCTGAGTGGCACTTCTGCCAATGTTCTgctgtaaatgaaatgttgcCCACCTCTAATGCAAACAAAGCAATCATGACAGACAGTATATTAAAGAAGGGATAAAGACAGTGAAAATAATGTGCACGCTACTGTAACACTCCAGATGGCAACGCTATGAGAGTCTGGCATGATGTAAGTGTACGGACTCTGGTTCAGACAGCAAGGACTTCCAATACACCCACGACTGTGGACTGGAAAATAAGGCCATGTAAGAAGCCACATCCATACACCTCACCTTATCTAAGTATTTCATGTATAAATTCTGACCTCATTGTTGGTGGCAAATTTTTCACATGCAGTGACACATAGCTCCATGGTTTCTACTCTCATCTCCTCTGGCATATCTGTGTGCTGCAACAAAAATAGGGCAAATATTACTGGTTAACAAGTTAACACCTTAGTTAGAAATATGGAGGCATTTTTGGAGCAAAACACCTGAGCATATGTGACAGTGGAATTTGTAATCACAGAAAATAGTTACACATGTGTATCATtgtaaatttgaagtcacagagagTGAATTTAGGAGTGGTAAACAAATTCACAAATTCATTACTGCAAGGGAACAAATCCAATTTGAAACACACAAGTAAAAAAATACCATACACTCAGTTTTGCTGTACTTGTAGCAGTGAACATGTTGCAAAAGACATTCataaagtaatttaaaaatgtgaagcCATAGAGAATATTTGCACATTTGCAAAtcagtatgtgaatgtgtgcaaTAAGAGTTACACACCTGTAAAATATGTATTCTCACAAATACATTGTTTTTGGGTTTAGTTTCCTTGGATTTTCTTGGATATTTGTATGGCACAATCACAAGACAATCACTACATCTGTTCAAATCTGCACCTACAAGCGACAAATGCTGTtttgtcgctcacacacacactaacatttgCACCAGTCATTTGTGGTGCAAAGAAAATCGGTGCATCAGTAGAACCAGAGGTGAGCATTGTTCAGCGATCGCAAACCTTCTGATCAATCAGAAGAGCTCATTGGGCATGTGTCGGATGCTATTGGTGTGTCGGATGTCTTCTGGCTCTGTGACTGAGTGCCTCCTCAGATaaggggggagaaaaaaaaaaaccctaactgctccagaaaacaaacatggagaaTCAAGTGTCTGTGTAGTTCTTGAAATGGGGAAAATGGGAAACAACTCTCTCAGAACTCTAACTGAAAACAATAAGAATCGTAGAACTCAGCAGGACGACCCTGAAACCACACTCTGAAATCATATTACACACAACAATACGAAAAAGAAGGCATCTATAAGAAGTATCTAACTATGTTGCATGATTATGAGAAAGGATGTGTGGTTCCCTTTAGGAGTTCAAGGAGATTTTGGTATGAATTGATGTAGTCTGCTCTTTTCGTACTCTTTTAACTCTTTACATGACATGTGGCAGATATGTAAAATATCCAATATTATTTTCAGAGTATGACTTCAAATTTACTCATACTCATATGTGACcattttctacaattacaaatttCACTGTCACAAGTGCTCAAGTGTTTTGCTCCAAAAGAAAACTGATAATTGAATATCTACATCGACCCCTAACTCAAACATACAAAATGCATAATACCCACCCTGATGAGAGGAAAACTGTGTAGTCTCTTGTAGTCTGCCTCCTCTTTTTTACTTTCACCCGTTTCCGCCATGATGAAGACTTACTAGAAAAAGACACAAACACGTGCATTGCATGCACTGCATGTCCTCACTTGATATGCAGACTAATCTACTGGTTAGGTTAATGGAGTGTATGAATGCAGTTTAGGGCGCACACCACCTacctcatgttttattttgatgttGTACATCTTAAACCTTACATATTAGTGAAGTGTGATGGTGTTGGAATTATAAAGGGAATGGACAGACAACAGCTTAATTAAATGACAGACTGAGAAGTGCttattttgactaatatttCAGACCAATATTTGATAGCCTAGACTTACTTGCAGTAAAATGCCTGCATTTCTATTAAATGTTATTGCAGCTGTAACCCTATGGAGCAATCgttttatttctctgtaatACACACTCCAGAGCAGAGAACAAATATCTTCTTTGGACCAAGGAACATTCTCTCACCAGCAGAggaactgtttgtgtgtgtttgcttgatTGCTTGCCACCATCTGTCTTAACAGGCAAGAGACTATATGTATGTAATCTACTGCTGATGTGTTCCTGTATATCGGCTGGTGGTAAATCAATCCTAgttcttttatatttaaatgattcTTGGTGTCTCaatatgtaaatgttaaaagtgtttatatactgtcatttttaaaaatatgaaaaatattagACACTGGCATCAACCTAAAATTTGTTATTGTGCACACTTTTTACACAATTTTCTTTGCATTATACACATCATTTTCGAAGCTTGTGTCGCagtccatccctctctctctctttcaacatAATCTGAAAATGCCAGCTGATATTTAGTGTGACGTCATAATGAATAACTTAAATTAGAGGCCCCACAGCCACAAAGTCATGGATTAAACTTTACAAATTCATTCTTTCatcaaaatgacatattttaagttatttccaagacaaaaaaataacattattaacaGTATTATAACATTTATTGCATAAGTCGTTAACGTTAACTCATTACAAAGCTTCGCATTTTaggaaaaaatacagaaatatttagtAACATATATAGGAACATCCTCAGAAGCCAAAGGACCACAACTGATGTTACATGATGACGATTTCTAACAGCTGAAGAAAATGCACGTAGCGAatatcataaaatattaaaataaacatcccATAATAGTACAAGAAGACAGCGAGCAAATCTGCTAAACCTGCTTGTAAACAGTACCCTATTGTATTTTAAGTGACGAACTACTGTGCAGCGAGCTAATAAAAGACAATAGGACAATATGTGGGATTAGCTTCAAGCTTTTTTCACCGATTCCCCAAAAGCAATTTGAAACAAACCACATATATGGGACCAGAGGAGAACAAGAACTTGATATTAGCCAAAATTATTAAACATAAAGCTTAAGTTCACT encodes:
- the dnal4a gene encoding dynein, axonemal, light chain 4a, with amino-acid sequence MAETGESKKEEADYKRLHSFPLIRHTDMPEEMRVETMELCVTACEKFATNNESAAKMIKESMDKKFGSSWHVVIGEGFGFEVTHEVKNILYMFFGGSLAVCVWKCS